A stretch of the Flavobacteriales bacterium genome encodes the following:
- a CDS encoding DUF1987 family protein → MFFHEIFDWLKAYAKKPAKKMTLNIRIYYLSSASAKYFLTLLEFLNDLSCIQQP, encoded by the coding sequence ATGTTTTTTCATGAAATATTTGATTGGCTAAAAGCCTACGCAAAGAAGCCTGCAAAGAAAATGACTCTAAATATCAGAATCTACTATTTAAGTTCTGCGTCCGCCAAATACTTTCTAACGCTCCTCGAATTCCTTAATGATCTTTCATGTATCCAGCAACCATGA